Below is a window of Ruegeria sp. THAF33 DNA.
ACGCTCCAGCATTCGGTGGGATCGTCTTCGACAAAAACGCTCCAATCCGTTTTTGCAGCAACGCGGTTGGTGCTTGTCGCCTGTTGGGCGATTGCGGATGTTGCTGCGATGCCTGCCACACACAGGCCCGCTATCGTGCGAACGAGCATTGATCCCATTTGTCCAGCCTCCTAGCTCGACCCTTACCTCATACCCATCGGACACGTCTGCGAACCCTGCCGGTTCGTCTATTCGTTTGCGTCTTCCGATGATTGCCGACATACACACACTAACGCAGATTTCGCCACAGGCGAAAGGGCGATTGGCAGAATTTTGCGCATAAATTTCGGAGGTCCAGATGACGCAGCCCGTACCCATGACAGAACTTTGGCGCGGCCCTCTGCTGGAAAGTCTGCATCTGGGTCATGCGGTTATTTGCGATGACACGGGCCAGATCGTGCGCAGTTGGGGCGACCCGCAATCCGTCATATATCCGCGGTCATCCGCCAAGATGATTCAAGCGCTTCCGCTGGTCACATCAGGGGCGGCGGCGAAATACGGGCTGACCAGCGAACACCTCGCGTTGGCCTGCGCTTCGCATAACGGGGCGGCAATCCACACGGATCGCGTGACGGCGTGGCTGGACCATCTGGGGTTGAACGAGCACGATCTTCGGTGCGGCCCACAGGAGCCCGCCGACACCGCCGCGCGCGACCGGCTGATTTTGGCGGACGATACGCCTTGCCAGATCCACAACAACTGTTCCGGCAAGCATTGCGGCTTTCTGACTCTGGCACAGCATATGGGCGCCGGGCCGGAATACCTTGAAATTGATCATCCGGTGCAACAAGCCTGCCTGTCTGCCGTCGAAGAAACAACGGGCGAGACCAGCCCGGCATACGGCATCGATGGCTGTTCCGCCCCGAATTTCGCCACATCTCTTTTCGGTTTGGCACGTTCGATGGCTTGGTTTGCTTCAGCCGCAGACCGGTCCGACCGTTCCAGCGATGCAGCGATGCAGCTGGTGGCCGCGATGGTGAAACACCCGGAACTTGTTGCCGGTGAGACCCGGGCATGCACCGAACTGATGCGCGCGATGAACGGACGTGTTGCCATCAAAACCGGGGCCGAGGCCGTGTTCGTGGCCATCATCCCGGAAAAAAGCATGGGCGTTGCGCTGAAGATCACCGATGGCACCACCCGCGCCAGTGAATGCGCGATTGCCGCGATACTGGTAAGCCTTGGCGTGCTGGAGGCCGATCACCCTGCCACCCGCAAATTCATGAACGCCACGCAATACAGCCGTCGCGGGCTGGAATGCGGCGTGATCAAACCTGCGACGGGTTTCCCCGACTAAGGCCTCACATCTCGATTTCGTGGATTTCGGCCACTTCAACCGAGCCTGTGCCGTTGACGACCATCGGACAGCCCTTGGCCATCTCGGTCGCAGCGTCGATATTGTTAGCTTTGATCACCGTGAAGCCCGAGGCCGGGTTTGCGCCGCCGTTATCGACCACTCCGTTGTTGCTGACGGTGTAAGACTGCCCCACCGGGTTTCCGGGGATATCGAGGGCGTCGCCCATATCCTGGAACCAGGCACCCCAGGCGGCCATGGTCGCCTCGATCTCGGCGGGGTCGGTCGGGGTGTGACCCCCGTGATAGACAAACAGAAACTTGGGCATATCGCTCCTCCGTAACAAAAAACTAAGTGCAAAGTGCTTCGAGTTTGCGCAGCGAAGACGTCCAACCCTGAGTGTGGTTCGCAGCTGCTTCGGCATCGGCCAGTTCACGGTGGTCCAGCACAAGGCGGGCACCGTTTTCGGTTGCGGCAACGGAAAGGGTCACGTGGCTTTCGGCACCGCGTTGATCCTGATCGTCATGCCAACCCCATGTAAAACCCACTAATTTAGGCGGGTCGACATGCGTCACGTGGCCCGAGACCTTGTATTGCTGGCCCTCGCCATTCTCCATCACCGAGTACCAAGGACCGGTACGCGAGAAATCCAG
It encodes the following:
- a CDS encoding asparaginase, coding for MTQPVPMTELWRGPLLESLHLGHAVICDDTGQIVRSWGDPQSVIYPRSSAKMIQALPLVTSGAAAKYGLTSEHLALACASHNGAAIHTDRVTAWLDHLGLNEHDLRCGPQEPADTAARDRLILADDTPCQIHNNCSGKHCGFLTLAQHMGAGPEYLEIDHPVQQACLSAVEETTGETSPAYGIDGCSAPNFATSLFGLARSMAWFASAADRSDRSSDAAMQLVAAMVKHPELVAGETRACTELMRAMNGRVAIKTGAEAVFVAIIPEKSMGVALKITDGTTRASECAIAAILVSLGVLEADHPATRKFMNATQYSRRGLECGVIKPATGFPD
- a CDS encoding YciI family protein, translating into MPKFLFVYHGGHTPTDPAEIEATMAAWGAWFQDMGDALDIPGNPVGQSYTVSNNGVVDNGGANPASGFTVIKANNIDAATEMAKGCPMVVNGTGSVEVAEIHEIEM
- a CDS encoding SRPBCC domain-containing protein; this translates as MADLKLEREFPVSPEELFAWISDGTRLLQWWGPEGMHVPDHNLDFSRTGPWYSVMENGEGQQYKVSGHVTHVDPPKLVGFTWGWHDDQDQRGAESHVTLSVAATENGARLVLDHRELADAEAAANHTQGWTSSLRKLEALCT